In Bacteroidetes bacterium GWF2_43_63, a single genomic region encodes these proteins:
- a CDS encoding diguanylate cyclase codes for MANLETSYLGLKLKSPIIAGSSGLSLKVENLVEMEKNGVGAIVLKSLFEEQIRFEYARQMADENNIGYPEADDYIRQYTEHNELEKYLNLISEAKKAVSVPIIASINCYSDSDWVKFTEKIEKAGADALELNIFLLPSDEKLKAEAIEDQYAKIVDKVLANTKIPVAVKLSSYFTDLAHYFVKLSWKKVGGIVLFNRSFAPDINITKQTIVGTGVFSHKDEISLPLRWIALLSDKVQTDLCSSTGVHDGEGVVKMLLVGAKAVQVASVLYQKGIAEISKMNAFLSDWMDKNNYKSIEDFRGKMSYKAHSNPAAFERVQFMKYYSGIE; via the coding sequence ATGGCAAATTTAGAAACAAGCTATTTAGGTCTTAAACTCAAGTCGCCCATTATTGCCGGCAGCTCCGGACTTAGTCTCAAAGTTGAAAATCTGGTTGAGATGGAAAAGAATGGTGTTGGCGCCATAGTCCTCAAGTCTCTTTTCGAGGAACAAATCCGGTTTGAATATGCCAGACAAATGGCTGATGAGAACAACATTGGATATCCCGAAGCTGATGATTACATCAGACAATATACAGAACACAATGAGCTCGAAAAGTATCTGAATCTGATTTCTGAAGCGAAGAAAGCCGTTTCGGTTCCAATTATTGCCAGCATCAACTGCTATTCGGATTCGGATTGGGTGAAATTCACAGAGAAAATCGAAAAAGCCGGTGCCGATGCACTGGAACTCAACATTTTTCTGCTGCCTTCCGATGAAAAATTAAAAGCTGAAGCTATTGAAGATCAGTATGCGAAAATTGTTGACAAGGTCCTTGCAAATACAAAGATTCCTGTTGCAGTGAAGCTGAGTTCCTATTTCACCGACCTGGCTCACTATTTTGTAAAACTTTCGTGGAAAAAGGTAGGCGGCATTGTTCTCTTCAATCGCTCTTTTGCTCCCGATATTAATATTACAAAACAAACCATTGTTGGCACCGGTGTATTCAGCCACAAGGATGAAATATCGCTTCCACTCCGCTGGATAGCATTGCTTTCGGACAAAGTGCAGACCGATCTTTGCTCCTCGACTGGTGTTCATGATGGCGAAGGTGTTGTGAAAATGCTGCTCGTGGGCGCCAAAGCTGTTCAGGTGGCTTCTGTGCTGTATCAGAAAGGCATTGCTGAAATTAGCAAGATGAATGCATTCCTGAGCGACTGGATGGACAAGAACAACTACAAATCGATTGAAGATTTCCGTGGCAAAATGTCCTACAAAGCCCATTCAAATCCTGCCGCCTTCGAACGCGTGCAGTTTATGAAATATTATTCGGGGATTGAATAA
- a CDS encoding DNA topoisomerase IV, which translates to MAEQYNEESIKSLAWNEHIRLRPGMYIGKLGNGASHDDGIYVLIKEILDNAIDEFIMGYGKKVDVKIDGKQVTVRDYGRGIPLGSVVDVVSKINTGAKYDSEVFKKSVGLNGVGTKAVNALASAFRIESFRDGKKVIADFSGGNLAKQSKDTVGANERGTRVSWTPDETIFGEYEYINEHIERLLWNYAYLNKGLCINFNGEKFESKNGLLDLLERNIDGEIIYPAIHMEEGDLEFAFTHSHKNYGEEIYSFVNGQHTTQGGTHVAAFREALVDTVRKFFKKDFEASDIRGAVVAAVSVRVHEPVFESQTKTKLGSQYMEPNGQTIRNYIGDVVRRNLDNYLHIHGDTADTLLQKILANEKERKELANIKKIAKDSFKKVSLHNKKLRDCKLHFNEEKGERCMETTLFITEGDSASGSITKARDPYTQAVFSLKGKPLNTYGLSKRIVYENEEFNLLQAAINLEEGIENIRYNNVVVATDADVDGMHIRLLLLTFFLQFYPDLVRSGHLYILQTPLFRVRNKQKTNYCYSDLERVNSIKELGPKPEITRFKGLGEISPDEFRHLIGPKMRLENVMLKKENGLEEILRFYMGKNTPDRQGFIIQNLRVEEDLPEPVEQ; encoded by the coding sequence ATGGCAGAGCAGTATAACGAAGAAAGTATTAAATCGCTGGCGTGGAACGAACACATTCGTCTCCGCCCGGGTATGTATATTGGAAAGCTTGGCAACGGAGCTTCGCACGACGATGGAATCTATGTCCTGATTAAGGAAATTCTCGATAATGCCATCGACGAATTCATCATGGGATACGGGAAAAAAGTGGATGTCAAAATTGATGGCAAGCAGGTAACCGTGCGCGATTACGGACGTGGCATTCCCCTCGGCAGTGTGGTTGATGTTGTTTCGAAAATCAACACCGGAGCCAAATACGACAGCGAGGTTTTTAAAAAATCGGTAGGTCTTAACGGCGTCGGAACCAAGGCTGTGAACGCGCTGGCATCTGCATTTCGCATTGAGTCTTTTCGCGATGGCAAGAAAGTGATCGCTGATTTCAGCGGCGGCAATCTGGCGAAACAATCCAAAGACACTGTAGGTGCAAATGAGCGCGGAACCCGTGTTTCATGGACCCCGGACGAGACTATTTTTGGTGAATATGAATACATCAATGAGCACATTGAACGCCTTTTGTGGAATTATGCTTATCTGAACAAAGGGCTCTGTATCAATTTCAACGGCGAAAAATTCGAATCTAAAAACGGATTGCTCGATTTGCTTGAACGCAATATTGATGGTGAAATTATTTATCCGGCGATACATATGGAAGAAGGCGATCTGGAATTTGCCTTCACCCACAGTCATAAAAATTACGGTGAAGAAATTTACTCTTTCGTAAACGGACAGCACACAACGCAGGGTGGGACACATGTTGCAGCATTCAGAGAAGCGCTGGTTGACACGGTCCGGAAGTTTTTTAAAAAGGATTTCGAAGCCAGTGATATCAGGGGAGCAGTTGTAGCAGCCGTTTCTGTCAGAGTTCATGAGCCGGTATTCGAATCGCAGACCAAGACCAAACTGGGATCCCAGTATATGGAACCGAACGGTCAGACAATCCGCAATTATATTGGCGACGTGGTGCGCCGCAACCTTGACAATTATCTGCATATTCACGGAGACACCGCCGACACTTTGCTGCAGAAAATTCTGGCCAACGAAAAAGAGCGGAAAGAACTGGCCAACATCAAGAAAATTGCGAAGGATAGTTTTAAGAAAGTTAGTCTTCACAACAAAAAGCTGCGTGATTGCAAGCTGCATTTCAATGAGGAAAAAGGGGAACGCTGCATGGAGACTACTCTTTTTATCACCGAAGGTGATTCGGCCAGCGGCTCCATCACCAAGGCGCGCGATCCTTATACCCAGGCCGTTTTTAGTTTGAAGGGAAAGCCGCTCAACACCTATGGTCTGAGCAAGCGCATCGTTTATGAAAACGAGGAATTCAATCTGTTGCAGGCGGCCATAAATCTTGAAGAAGGTATTGAAAATATTCGCTATAACAATGTTGTTGTCGCTACCGATGCCGACGTAGACGGTATGCATATCCGCTTACTGTTGCTCACTTTTTTCCTTCAGTTTTATCCCGATCTTGTACGTTCCGGCCACCTGTATATTTTGCAGACACCTTTGTTCCGTGTCAGGAATAAGCAAAAAACCAATTATTGCTATTCTGATCTGGAGCGCGTGAATTCGATCAAAGAGCTGGGACCGAAACCAGAGATCACCCGATTCAAAGGTCTTGGAGAGATTAGCCCAGACGAATTCCGTCATTTGATAGGCCCGAAAATGCGTCTGGAAAATGTGATGCTCAAAAAAGAAAACGGACTTGAAGAAATTCTGAGATTCTACATGGGCAAAAATACGCCGGACCGACAGGGCTTTATTATACAAAATCTGAGAGTAGAAGAAGATCTTCCGGAGCCGGTGGAGCAATAG
- a CDS encoding transcription antitermination factor NusB, which yields MLSRHIIRSKTLQAVYSYVVGGNTDIEKGRRALVDSVEDMRDLIFIQISALLELRDIAERKIEENRHKHVPTDEDINPNLNFIENPLLLHLRDNTHVQNAINGLRMNWADMNDIFRKIYKEVQEWSEYQNHMNSTEQDFASQRQFVVKLFKKFIAFDSNLRALYEEKNLHWGDDSVLTGLMVHAWLKCYDPEKPETTEFAPLLKPSEGMGDDDDKTFMVKLFDKTVQNFGKYDDLIEKHLKNWDIERIIVLDMLVIKLALTEITQFENIPIKASMNEYIDLSKEFGTPKSSGFVNGILDKIIQELKADGQIVKNGRGLA from the coding sequence ATGTTATCGCGTCATATTATCCGAAGCAAAACCCTGCAAGCAGTTTATTCGTACGTAGTTGGTGGAAATACCGACATTGAAAAAGGGCGCAGGGCGCTGGTTGATTCTGTTGAAGATATGCGCGATCTGATTTTTATACAAATATCGGCGCTGCTGGAATTAAGAGACATCGCCGAAAGAAAAATCGAAGAGAATCGTCACAAACATGTCCCAACGGACGAAGACATCAATCCGAATCTGAATTTTATTGAAAATCCGCTGTTGCTTCATCTGCGCGACAATACTCATGTGCAAAATGCTATCAACGGTCTGCGCATGAACTGGGCGGATATGAACGATATTTTCCGTAAGATATATAAGGAAGTTCAGGAGTGGAGCGAATATCAGAATCACATGAATTCTACCGAGCAAGACTTTGCATCACAAAGGCAATTTGTGGTGAAATTGTTCAAAAAATTCATTGCGTTCGACAGTAATCTCAGAGCGTTGTATGAAGAAAAAAACCTGCACTGGGGCGACGATTCGGTTTTGACCGGATTGATGGTTCATGCATGGCTGAAATGTTATGATCCGGAAAAACCTGAAACAACTGAATTTGCTCCCTTGCTCAAACCATCCGAAGGAATGGGCGATGACGACGACAAGACATTTATGGTTAAACTTTTCGACAAAACCGTTCAGAATTTTGGGAAGTACGATGACCTCATCGAGAAGCACCTTAAAAACTGGGACATAGAGCGAATTATTGTTCTCGACATGTTGGTTATCAAACTCGCACTGACTGAAATTACGCAATTCGAGAACATTCCGATCAAGGCATCCATGAACGAATACATTGATTTATCGAAAGAATTCGGCACTCCAAAAAGCAGCGGCTTTGTCAATGGGATTCTCGATAAAATCATTCAGGAGCTGAAAGCTGACGGTCAAATCGTCAAAAACGGCCGCGGCCTGGCGTAA